In Myxococcales bacterium, a single window of DNA contains:
- a CDS encoding GMC family oxidoreductase, which yields MHFNAIRSARSRAALGLVALAAPLAMSHCGGPSAESCEGARCAPRASGAAAGYEYIVVGSGAGGGPVAARLARAGKRVLLLEAGDDVGDGNHYRVPAMHGLATEDPAMAWWYFVKHHSDPAVEASNSKVTKDGVLYPRGSALGGSTAVNAMVTVLPSPADWDALALATLDGSFRASNMLRYEDRVREWLSITVPAPSLALGDSKLTGVLRAAAAAASTTDGLAPVVSSEGAALATLLSHDVNEALRHGEATGLFRLPLATASGTRNGPREHLLRTVAEGFPLTIQTGTFVTRVLWDSKRATPTAIGVEVVRQPHVYGASLAQKAVTAEAEVIRAVDGGEVILAAGTFNTPQLLALSGVGNGAELAKVGVEPVLERPGVGKNLQDRYEAAVVSEFDTPLDVVAPCRLDAVDEDKDPCLASWREGVGVYTTPGFLATVLRRSSGAPLSDLQIFAVPTDARGYYPGYSADAAKARTRFTWLLLKGHTQNRDGVVELVDASPFKRPRIHFHSFDEKKPLTDPDLLALVEGVKFARDVAKRARATLAPTSMEEVWPGASVASDEAIARFVRKESWGHHACCTSRMGAVDDGEAVVDSTFRVIGATGLRVVDASVFPTIPGTFIAMPIYMMAEKAADVILEGREARR from the coding sequence GTGCACTTCAACGCGATTCGATCGGCCCGCTCACGGGCAGCGCTGGGCCTCGTCGCCCTCGCGGCACCGCTGGCCATGAGCCACTGCGGCGGGCCGAGCGCAGAGTCGTGCGAGGGCGCCCGATGCGCACCCCGGGCGTCGGGAGCGGCCGCTGGCTACGAGTACATCGTCGTTGGCTCTGGCGCCGGTGGCGGACCCGTCGCCGCTCGCCTCGCGCGCGCCGGCAAGCGCGTCCTCTTGCTCGAGGCCGGCGACGACGTGGGCGACGGGAACCACTACCGCGTGCCGGCGATGCACGGCTTGGCGACCGAAGATCCGGCGATGGCCTGGTGGTACTTCGTGAAGCACCACAGCGATCCGGCCGTGGAGGCATCGAACTCCAAGGTGACGAAGGACGGGGTCCTTTACCCGCGCGGCAGCGCCCTCGGAGGCTCCACCGCCGTCAACGCCATGGTGACGGTGCTCCCTTCACCGGCCGATTGGGACGCGCTCGCGTTGGCAACGCTCGACGGCTCGTTTCGCGCCTCGAACATGCTCCGCTACGAGGACCGCGTTCGCGAGTGGCTCTCGATCACCGTGCCCGCGCCGTCCTTGGCGCTCGGCGACAGCAAGTTGACCGGTGTTCTTCGGGCTGCGGCCGCCGCGGCCTCCACGACCGACGGCCTCGCGCCGGTCGTCTCCAGCGAGGGCGCGGCCTTGGCGACGCTGCTTTCGCACGACGTGAACGAGGCGCTCCGTCACGGCGAGGCCACGGGGCTCTTTCGCCTCCCGTTGGCGACCGCCAGCGGCACACGCAACGGCCCTCGCGAGCACTTGCTTCGCACGGTCGCCGAGGGGTTCCCGCTGACGATTCAAACGGGGACCTTCGTGACGCGCGTCCTCTGGGATTCGAAACGCGCGACGCCGACGGCCATTGGGGTCGAGGTCGTGCGCCAACCTCACGTGTACGGAGCGAGCCTCGCGCAAAAGGCGGTGACCGCGGAAGCCGAGGTGATCCGCGCCGTCGATGGCGGCGAGGTCATCCTGGCAGCGGGCACCTTCAACACACCGCAGCTCTTGGCCCTGTCGGGCGTGGGCAACGGCGCAGAGCTCGCGAAGGTCGGCGTCGAGCCGGTGCTCGAACGGCCCGGCGTCGGAAAGAATCTCCAGGATCGCTACGAAGCCGCCGTCGTCAGCGAATTCGATACGCCGCTCGACGTCGTCGCGCCGTGCCGCCTCGACGCCGTCGATGAGGACAAGGACCCCTGCCTCGCGTCGTGGCGAGAGGGCGTCGGCGTGTACACGACCCCGGGATTTCTGGCGACGGTCCTCCGCCGCTCGAGCGGCGCGCCCTTGTCAGACCTTCAGATCTTCGCCGTCCCCACCGACGCACGAGGTTACTACCCTGGCTACTCCGCTGACGCAGCCAAGGCGCGAACGAGGTTCACGTGGCTGCTCCTCAAGGGCCACACGCAGAACCGTGACGGCGTCGTCGAGCTCGTGGACGCGAGCCCGTTTAAACGTCCGCGCATCCACTTCCACTCCTTCGACGAGAAAAAGCCGCTCACCGACCCGGATCTCTTGGCCCTCGTGGAGGGCGTGAAGTTCGCTCGCGACGTGGCCAAGCGCGCTCGCGCGACGCTGGCGCCGACGTCGATGGAAGAGGTGTGGCCCGGCGCGTCCGTCGCGTCCGACGAAGCCATCGCTCGCTTCGTGCGAAAAGAATCGTGGGGGCACCACGCCTGCTGCACGAGCCGCATGGGCGCGGTGGACGATGGCGAGGCGGTCGTCGACTCGACGTTTCGCGTCATCGGCGCGACCGGGCTCCGCGTCGTCGACGCCTCGGTCTTTCCGACCATCCCCGGCACGTTCATCGCGATGCCGATCTACATGATGGCGGAGAAAGCCGCCGACGTGATCCTCGAAGGACGGGAGGCGCGCCGGTGA
- a CDS encoding GMC family oxidoreductase, which yields MTLAGFRDVVVLGSGFGGAVMAARLGAEAQALGKQVLVIEKGKDHTGRFDDAANDGPFNGQGNRFRHSLGPDYLSTILDVVSDPSGAFRTGVSSMNVALGKGLGGGSNVYDAVSLRAPREAFEQKAGARRLWPQLYTRAALDPYYAKVEARLRVTRLAWTDAAAPHWALATKRDFVFAEGCRRIGATALPLKVATHDDANEGWWNQGQRFSGRQDLTKNYLADAKASGVAFATSCEVTTIAPSKKGYTVSGIDRRGGGEVPFTLECRLLVVACGSIASSALLLRSRTQFSESRTLDPKGALGRYLSSNGDYGVSGVVGDRYEHDVEGMKGKPMSSFSPTFWAKDKFILIPFYAAPLHLALGQPSTLKVAQDPGARGRGSTEARSGESDFGLAFKNRLKRFGSRMLTMGCLALDECEGEISVGKSGAAEVRWPRTSDATEARWSAAVSAMARIYDALGGEMYLDSYRAEGSVNTAHPLGGCRMTDRDTKDGVIDEFGEALLNTNLFVVDGASVPSALGTNPSLTIAAVAELIADRLVRGVGTTKLAERLS from the coding sequence ATGACGCTCGCCGGCTTTCGTGACGTCGTCGTCCTGGGCTCCGGCTTCGGCGGCGCGGTGATGGCGGCGCGACTGGGCGCCGAGGCCCAGGCCCTCGGCAAGCAGGTGCTCGTCATTGAGAAGGGCAAAGATCACACGGGGCGCTTCGACGACGCGGCCAACGACGGGCCCTTCAACGGGCAAGGCAACCGCTTCCGCCACAGCTTGGGCCCCGACTACCTCTCTACGATCCTCGACGTCGTGTCGGATCCCTCGGGCGCGTTTCGCACCGGCGTCTCGAGCATGAACGTGGCCCTCGGCAAGGGCCTCGGCGGCGGCTCGAACGTGTACGACGCGGTCAGCCTTCGCGCGCCAAGGGAAGCCTTCGAACAGAAGGCCGGTGCCCGGCGCCTCTGGCCCCAGCTCTACACGAGAGCCGCGCTCGATCCGTATTACGCGAAGGTCGAAGCGCGCCTGCGGGTGACGCGCCTCGCCTGGACCGACGCCGCAGCGCCGCATTGGGCGCTCGCGACGAAGCGCGACTTCGTGTTCGCCGAAGGTTGCCGTCGCATCGGAGCGACGGCGCTTCCGCTGAAGGTCGCGACCCACGACGACGCCAACGAGGGCTGGTGGAATCAAGGGCAGCGCTTTTCAGGCCGCCAGGACCTGACGAAGAACTACCTCGCCGACGCGAAGGCCTCGGGCGTCGCCTTCGCGACATCCTGCGAAGTCACGACCATCGCGCCGAGCAAGAAGGGCTACACGGTGAGCGGCATCGACCGCCGCGGCGGCGGCGAGGTGCCCTTCACGCTCGAGTGCCGACTGCTCGTCGTCGCCTGCGGCAGCATCGCCTCGTCCGCGCTCTTGCTTCGCTCGCGCACACAATTCAGTGAAAGCCGGACGCTCGATCCGAAAGGGGCCCTTGGGCGTTACCTGTCGTCGAACGGCGACTACGGCGTGTCGGGCGTCGTCGGAGATCGCTACGAACACGACGTCGAGGGCATGAAGGGCAAGCCCATGTCGAGCTTCTCCCCGACCTTCTGGGCCAAAGACAAGTTCATCCTGATCCCGTTCTACGCCGCGCCGCTTCACCTGGCGCTCGGGCAGCCGTCGACGCTCAAGGTCGCCCAGGACCCCGGGGCGCGAGGCCGCGGGTCGACGGAGGCGCGTTCCGGCGAGTCGGATTTCGGCCTCGCCTTCAAGAACCGACTGAAGCGCTTCGGGTCGCGCATGCTCACGATGGGGTGCCTCGCGCTCGACGAGTGCGAGGGCGAGATCAGCGTGGGCAAGTCGGGCGCCGCAGAGGTGCGTTGGCCCCGGACCAGCGACGCAACAGAAGCGCGCTGGTCGGCGGCCGTCTCGGCCATGGCGCGAATCTACGACGCCCTCGGCGGCGAGATGTACTTGGACAGCTACCGCGCGGAAGGGAGCGTCAACACGGCGCATCCGCTAGGCGGCTGCCGCATGACGGACCGCGACACCAAAGACGGCGTCATCGACGAGTTTGGCGAAGCGCTCTTGAACACGAACCTGTTCGTCGTAGACGGCGCATCCGTTCCCTCCGCTTTGGGGACGAACCCGTCCTTGACCATCGCCGCCGTGGCCGAGCTCATCGCCGACCGCCTCGTGCGCGGGGTCGGGACGACGAAGCTCGCGGAGCGCCTCAGCTAG
- a CDS encoding cation transporter: MEPPHSHKGRGHGAHGPHDHDHDHDHDHDHDHAHAHEHVGTKETVKAAPSGGGHPGFTAQEAKQARRLTYVLILVTLFFGLELAGAMLARSSVLKADALHLLMDILALAFSLVAMRVAVRKPTERFTFGLRRAEPLAALINTVLVFGAVFEIVHDGLEHLGGDEKPAAGIMLAVSIGALIVNGISAWLLHGAIAHGGHGHGHDHGHDHGHDHDHDHAKAKGGGGGHHLNLRGAHLHILGDTLGSVAALVAALVIRFGGPASIDPIMSFVVAGILVVGAVRLLRDALMVLLESAPRHLPVDMIRTLTLAVPGVDSIHALHVWTLGAGHDAIMVHVLSKAPTPDLGIRVSEKLKKTLGVEYVSVQVEPEAVAPAPHCE, encoded by the coding sequence GTGGAACCGCCGCATTCGCACAAAGGTCGCGGTCACGGGGCTCATGGTCCTCACGACCACGACCACGACCACGACCACGACCACGACCACGACCACGCGCACGCGCACGAGCACGTCGGGACGAAGGAGACGGTGAAGGCAGCGCCGAGCGGGGGCGGGCACCCGGGCTTCACCGCGCAGGAGGCGAAACAGGCGCGGCGGCTGACGTACGTGCTCATCCTCGTGACGTTGTTCTTTGGGCTTGAGCTCGCCGGCGCGATGCTCGCTCGGAGCAGCGTGCTCAAGGCTGACGCGCTCCATCTCTTGATGGACATCCTGGCTTTGGCGTTCAGCCTCGTGGCGATGCGCGTCGCCGTGCGCAAGCCCACCGAGCGTTTTACCTTCGGCTTAAGGCGCGCCGAGCCGTTGGCTGCGCTCATCAACACCGTGCTGGTGTTCGGCGCCGTTTTTGAAATCGTCCACGATGGCTTGGAGCATCTCGGGGGCGATGAGAAGCCCGCTGCCGGCATTATGCTGGCCGTGAGCATCGGCGCGCTCATCGTCAACGGCATCAGCGCTTGGCTCTTGCACGGCGCCATCGCCCACGGCGGCCACGGTCATGGTCACGATCATGGCCACGATCACGGGCACGACCATGACCACGACCACGCGAAGGCGAAGGGGGGCGGGGGAGGGCACCACCTCAACCTGCGAGGGGCTCACCTCCACATTCTCGGGGACACGCTCGGCTCCGTGGCGGCGCTTGTCGCCGCGCTCGTGATTCGCTTTGGAGGACCAGCCTCCATCGATCCCATCATGAGCTTCGTCGTCGCGGGCATCCTCGTCGTCGGCGCCGTGCGCCTCTTGCGCGACGCCCTGATGGTCTTGCTTGAGTCGGCGCCGCGTCACCTCCCCGTCGACATGATCCGAACGTTGACGCTCGCCGTGCCCGGCGTCGACAGCATCCACGCGCTCCACGTGTGGACCCTCGGCGCGGGGCACGACGCCATCATGGTCCACGTCCTCTCGAAAGCTCCGACGCCGGACCTCGGGATTCGCGTCTCCGAGAAGCTGAAGAAGACGCTCGGCGTGGAGTACGTGAGCGTCCAGGTCGAACCCGAGGCGGTGGCACCAGCGCCCCACTGCGAGTGA
- a CDS encoding cyclic nucleotide-binding domain-containing protein, whose translation MRTGPPELPGTHTTDSPLDRALALMLADEREAALRWSAAVVDHDASVPSALILTCRLLADAGRTEAAIEGLEVGVKRAIDTGNLPLAVAAVADLRQLGRSIEAHLDSIAASFASTSPRLAETAPPPPPLPSFEKFQPLSSYLTGPALLSKAQSIVHQARQKYESGENGAQSVIAPLPLFSALEPEPLRALISAFEMITVPAGKEVILEGEEGAEAYIVARGELEVRRRTPDTEDGHVGEPVTLARLTNGALFGEMALLSRAPRAASVVACRPSILLVARRESLESVAETRPEVGAELAAHCRRRMFANLVRTSRVLMSVHSADRPALVERFETLVFEKGDKLITAGEDAQGLHLIASGEVAVVGYEGGEPLVIAALGAGEVTGEVALVLRRKANADVVAVHPTVSLHLPKEDFLSLIKDHPAILLSLYMSAVLRDEETSAVIENSTTNVADDFVLI comes from the coding sequence ATGAGAACCGGGCCGCCGGAGCTCCCCGGGACGCACACCACCGATTCGCCCCTCGACCGAGCGCTCGCGTTGATGCTCGCGGACGAGCGTGAAGCCGCGCTTCGTTGGAGCGCTGCCGTGGTGGATCACGACGCGTCGGTGCCGAGCGCGCTGATCCTCACGTGCCGGCTCCTCGCCGACGCGGGCCGAACGGAAGCCGCCATCGAAGGCCTTGAAGTGGGCGTCAAGCGCGCCATCGACACCGGCAACCTGCCGCTGGCGGTGGCCGCCGTCGCCGATCTTCGGCAGTTGGGGCGGTCCATCGAAGCGCACCTCGACTCCATCGCCGCGTCATTCGCGTCCACGTCGCCGCGGCTCGCGGAGACGGCCCCGCCGCCGCCGCCCCTGCCGAGCTTCGAGAAGTTTCAGCCGCTGTCGAGCTACCTCACGGGGCCGGCCCTCTTGTCGAAGGCCCAGTCGATCGTCCACCAAGCGCGGCAGAAATATGAGTCGGGGGAAAACGGCGCCCAGTCGGTCATTGCGCCGCTCCCGCTGTTTTCGGCGCTCGAACCCGAACCGCTGCGCGCCCTGATCTCCGCCTTCGAAATGATCACCGTGCCGGCGGGCAAGGAAGTGATCCTTGAAGGTGAAGAAGGCGCAGAAGCGTACATCGTGGCGCGCGGCGAGCTGGAGGTTCGCCGCCGAACGCCGGATACCGAGGACGGCCACGTTGGCGAACCCGTCACGCTGGCACGGCTGACCAACGGCGCCCTCTTCGGCGAGATGGCGCTCCTCTCCAGGGCGCCGCGCGCGGCGAGCGTCGTCGCGTGCCGACCTTCCATCCTGCTCGTGGCGCGCCGCGAGTCGCTCGAGTCCGTCGCCGAGACGCGTCCCGAGGTGGGCGCCGAGCTCGCCGCGCACTGCCGGCGCCGCATGTTCGCGAACTTGGTGCGCACGTCTCGCGTCCTCATGTCGGTCCACTCGGCCGATCGCCCGGCGCTCGTCGAGCGCTTCGAGACGTTGGTCTTCGAGAAGGGTGACAAGCTCATCACCGCCGGCGAAGACGCCCAAGGTCTACACCTCATCGCGTCCGGCGAGGTCGCGGTCGTCGGGTACGAAGGAGGCGAGCCGCTGGTCATTGCCGCGTTGGGCGCCGGCGAGGTGACCGGCGAGGTGGCGCTGGTCCTTCGGCGCAAGGCCAACGCCGACGTCGTCGCCGTGCACCCAACGGTGTCGCTGCACTTGCCCAAAGAGGACTTCCTCTCGCTCATCAAAGACCACCCCGCCATCCTGCTGAGCCTTTACATGTCGGCGGTGCTGCGCGACGAAGAGACGAGCGCGGTCATCGAAAACTCGACCACCAACGTGGCCGACGACTTCGTGCTCATCTGA
- a CDS encoding extensin family protein, with the protein MPFAAPSRGLARAVRALSGLAAAAVVCTLDGPLVAGDPDVQTPENPSQTPAVTYAGLDASACQSELTRRGVSFQSVDTARGVLAPLRLTGPIRGVTFRSTLPEKARATAAWEIVDCRLALALDDFAAILAERDVKEVVHFSMYRPPPLRGWIDGMLGKRHTGALAIDAARFVKSDGTTLDVETHFGGRIGQKTCGTSAAPQPKSTEGRVLREIVCEAADKHLFNVQLTPHYNRAHKNHLHLEVTPGVKWFLIR; encoded by the coding sequence ATGCCCTTCGCCGCCCCCTCCCGAGGCCTTGCTCGTGCCGTCCGCGCCCTCTCGGGGCTCGCGGCGGCCGCCGTCGTTTGCACCCTCGACGGCCCCCTCGTGGCCGGCGACCCGGACGTTCAAACGCCAGAGAATCCCTCACAAACCCCCGCCGTCACGTACGCCGGCCTCGACGCGTCCGCGTGCCAGAGCGAGCTCACGCGCCGGGGCGTCTCGTTCCAGTCCGTGGACACCGCGCGCGGCGTGCTAGCCCCGCTAAGGCTCACGGGTCCTATCCGCGGGGTGACGTTCCGGTCGACCTTGCCCGAGAAGGCGCGCGCGACCGCCGCCTGGGAGATTGTCGACTGCCGGCTCGCGCTCGCGCTCGACGACTTCGCCGCCATCTTGGCGGAGCGCGACGTCAAAGAGGTCGTTCACTTCTCCATGTACCGACCGCCGCCGCTACGCGGCTGGATCGACGGGATGCTTGGAAAGCGGCACACGGGCGCCCTCGCCATCGACGCGGCCCGCTTCGTGAAGAGCGACGGCACGACGCTCGACGTCGAGACACACTTCGGCGGACGCATCGGACAGAAAACCTGCGGCACCAGCGCAGCGCCGCAGCCGAAGAGCACCGAAGGCCGCGTGCTTCGCGAGATTGTCTGCGAGGCGGCCGACAAGCATCTGTTCAACGTTCAGCTAACGCCGCACTACAACCGCGCGCACAAGAATCACCTTCACCTCGAGGTGACGCCCGGCGTGAAGTGGTTCCTCATTCGCTAG
- a CDS encoding RluA family pseudouridine synthase: MKTSHVVPAELGGKSLDAVVRALFEVSWGKARGYIETGKIEADGEVVTVVERRVRAGVTVSLDLAARRPRPDELEKERIVFVDAHVVVVNKPAGISTVPYDDTETGTLDERVRAALQRSGRERGQRPPLGVVHRIDKETTGLVVFTRSWLAKQSLASQFRVHSVHRLYRAMVHGVMTSRSLTSHLVEDRGDGLRGSIERMKGNRPRLEAGQRAVTHVDVDERLSGGAAAKEGATLVTCRLETGRTHQIRVHLSEVGHPLIGERVYCREYSGERIPAPRLMLHAAELGFLHPKTEEPMKFTVPVPADFAETLARLRAKAP, translated from the coding sequence ATGAAGACGTCGCACGTGGTCCCCGCCGAGCTTGGCGGCAAGTCGCTCGACGCCGTCGTGCGCGCCCTCTTCGAGGTCTCGTGGGGGAAGGCACGCGGGTACATCGAGACCGGGAAGATCGAGGCCGACGGGGAAGTCGTGACGGTCGTCGAGCGACGCGTGCGCGCGGGCGTGACGGTGAGCCTCGACCTCGCGGCGCGGCGGCCCCGACCCGACGAGCTCGAGAAGGAGCGCATCGTCTTCGTCGACGCCCACGTCGTCGTCGTGAACAAGCCCGCGGGCATCAGCACGGTGCCGTACGACGACACCGAGACGGGAACCCTCGACGAGCGCGTGCGCGCGGCGCTCCAGCGCTCCGGGCGCGAGCGCGGTCAACGCCCGCCGCTCGGCGTCGTTCACCGCATCGACAAGGAGACCACGGGCCTCGTGGTGTTCACGCGCTCGTGGCTGGCCAAGCAGAGCCTGGCCTCCCAGTTTCGCGTCCACTCGGTGCACCGCCTCTACCGCGCCATGGTTCACGGCGTCATGACGTCACGCTCGTTGACGTCGCACCTCGTCGAAGATCGCGGCGATGGGCTCCGCGGCTCCATCGAACGCATGAAGGGAAACCGTCCGCGCCTCGAAGCAGGGCAGCGCGCCGTGACGCACGTGGACGTCGACGAGCGGCTCAGCGGCGGCGCGGCCGCAAAGGAGGGCGCCACGCTCGTCACCTGTCGTCTCGAGACGGGCCGCACGCACCAAATCCGCGTTCACTTGAGCGAGGTCGGGCACCCGCTCATCGGCGAGCGCGTCTATTGCCGCGAATACAGTGGCGAGCGCATCCCAGCGCCGCGCTTGATGTTGCACGCCGCCGAGCTCGGGTTCTTGCACCCGAAGACCGAGGAGCCCATGAAGTTCACGGTGCCGGTGCCGGCGGACTTTGCAGAGACGCTCGCTCGCCTTCGCGCGAAGGCGCCGTGA
- a CDS encoding response regulator — protein MPKTLLAVDDSVTMRKVLEIAFSGEEFNVITAEGRDDALGKMSEKPSVVLIDGGEDWGYALAKDVRAQAPGATILMMSSRFSPYDAAKAKESGADDNLEKPFESNAAVDKVKKAMAAHEGGGDVAAAAAPAPAAAPAPKAAPVAAAAPAPKAAAAAPAPAKAAEAPKPAAAAAPAKAAAAPAATNGKAMAGKLADLGLTPQQVEAVMALSRQAVEEVIWEVVPVLAATMIREEITRLTKE, from the coding sequence GTGCCGAAGACCCTGCTAGCCGTCGACGACAGCGTCACGATGCGAAAAGTGCTGGAGATCGCGTTTTCCGGTGAGGAGTTCAACGTGATCACGGCCGAGGGTCGCGACGATGCCCTCGGCAAGATGAGCGAGAAGCCGAGCGTCGTCTTGATCGACGGTGGCGAAGACTGGGGCTACGCGCTGGCGAAGGACGTTCGCGCCCAAGCGCCGGGCGCGACCATCCTCATGATGTCGAGCCGCTTCTCCCCCTACGACGCCGCCAAAGCGAAGGAGTCCGGGGCCGACGACAACCTCGAGAAGCCGTTCGAATCGAACGCCGCCGTCGACAAGGTGAAGAAGGCCATGGCCGCCCACGAGGGTGGTGGTGACGTCGCCGCCGCCGCCGCGCCCGCACCGGCTGCGGCTCCGGCTCCGAAGGCCGCACCCGTGGCGGCCGCCGCACCGGCTCCCAAGGCCGCGGCTGCCGCACCGGCTCCCGCCAAGGCCGCCGAAGCGCCCAAGCCCGCCGCCGCCGCGGCTCCCGCGAAGGCCGCCGCTGCGCCGGCCGCCACCAACGGCAAGGCCATGGCCGGCAAGCTCGCCGACCTCGGTCTCACGCCGCAGCAGGTGGAGGCGGTCATGGCGCTCTCGCGTCAGGCCGTCGAAGAGGTCATCTGGGAGGTCGTTCCGGTCCTCGCGGCGACGATGATCCGAGAAGAAATCACCCGCCTCACGAAGGAGTAA